DNA sequence from the Streptomyces sp. CA-210063 genome:
TCAGGATGGCCGCCGTACCGAGCGCGGGCAGTACCAGGTGCCGGACCACCCGGAACTCCTGCGGCCGGTACCTGCGGTAGTACAGCGGCAGGGCGATGTTGGACGCGAGGTAGACCAGCAGGATCAGGATGGCGCCGAGAGTCGAGGACTCGGTGAAGAAGACCACCGGGTTCATCGAGTCGCCGGAGGACCCCAGCAGGTGGCCCAGGGCCCAGCCGCCGATGATCAGCAGAGCGGTGGCGGTGAAGGTGATGATCGCCTTGTTCGGTGTGCGGCGGATGGGGTGCACGTAACCGAAGAAGGAGGGGAGCAGCCCCTCGCGTCCGGCGTTGAACACCAGGCGGGCCTGGGAGTTGATGCCGGCGATCAGCACGCCGAGGGTGGAGGTCAGTCCGCCGAGGTAGGCGAGGAACGCCAGCGCGCCGAGGGTGTGGTGGGCCACCTCGATGAAGGGGATCCGGGAGGCGCCGAGTCGGGTCACGTCGTAGCCGAAGCCCGTCACCGTGGCGTAGGCGAAGAGGACGTAACTCACCGTCATGATCGTGACGGAGGAGAACACCGCACGGCCGACGTTGTGACGCGGATTCTCCGTCTCTTCGGCGAGTGCCGCCGAGTTCTCCCAGCCGATGAACAGGTACACCGCCAGCGGGAAGCCGGCCGCCAGCCCCTTGAAGCCGTCGCTGATGTGGCTGGGCAGGAACGGGTCGAAGGACAGCTCGCCGCGGTGTTCCACCAGCGCGGCGACCGAGACCACGACCAGCACGAGCATCTCCGCGCCGAAGAAGTAGCCGGCCCACTTGGTGGAGACCACCACCCCGCGCAGCATCAGCGTGACGGCCAGCCCGGTGAGCAGCAGCGTCCAGATGATCCACGGCAGGTCTACGCCGGTGTAGTGGCGCAGGGTGATCTGCACGAACCCGCCGGAGATCGAGATGACGCCGGCCATCGCGATGATGTAGCCCAGCGCCGCCAGCAGCGCCGTGGTCACCGCGCTGACCGGCCCGAAGGTCTTGCCGACGAAGGTGATGAAGCTGCCCGCCGAGGGGTGCGCCCGGGAGAACTCCGCCAGCGTGTTGCCGAGGAGCGCCACCGCGATGCCCGCGGCCAGGATGGTCAGCGGTGACGCCACGCCCGCGGTGGTGGCCAGGAAGGCGAAACCGAAGAAGAAGCTCATGGCCGGGCCGACGTTGGCCATCGTGGCGGCGGCGATGTCTGCCATGCCGAGGACGCCGCCGCGCAGCCGCTGCGGCGCGCCGCCGACGGGACCCGGCGGGGAGAGCGGGCCGGCTCCGGGGTTGGGCATGGCGGCAACTCCTCGTGCGGTGTGGCGGCGTGATGGATGCGCGGGTTACGGATGCGCGGGTTACGGATGCGCGGGTTCTCGGCGGCCGGGCCGGCACGGACCGGGTGTCAGCGGTGCTGGGAACGGTGGTGTGCCTTCACCGCCTGCACGGCCGGATCGGTCGCCCCCCGCCCGAGTTCGGTGAGAAGTTCGGCGTGGCAGCGGTTCTGCGCCCGTACGACCGCGGGTTCCGGTGCGGGCAGCAGCAGGCACAGCCGGCCGAGCAGATCGGCGGCGAACTCGCGGATTGCGGCGCCGCCGAGCGCCACCGCGAGGTCCAGGTGGAATCGGGTCTCCAGCTCGGCCAGGCGTGCCGGGTCGTCGGTCTGTTCCATCTCCTCGACCAGTGCCCGGAGCCCGTCCAGCCGTTCGGCCGGGACCTCTCCCGAACTGTGCGCCACGAGGCCGCATTCGAGCAGGAGTTGGAAGGCGTCCAGCGAAGCCGCCTCCTCGGGGTCGTGGGTCAGGGCTACGACGGTGGCCCAGTCCTGCGCGACGAAGGTTCCGCCCGCCCGTCCGCGCCGGCGGTCGAGCAGGCCGTCCTGGCACATGCCCTCCAGTGCGCGGCGCACGGTGATCTCGCCGATTCCCAGCTCCTCGGCGAGGACCCCGGCGTCCGGCAGCCGGTCTCCAGGCTGCACGGATCGCAGGCGTACCCGCAGTGCGATCCGTGACCGGACGAGATCGGATCCGCTCTGGCCCCCGCCGGGCAGGGCGCGGGCGTGTCCCACGCCGGTGACCGATGTCGTCTGGGCCGGGCCTGGCGGGTTGTAAGGCCCGAACTTGCCCGCTGCATTCGCCACGGCGCCACCCTAACGGCCTACTGATCGCGGTCGCTGCCCACGACGGCCCTCGTGCGGTGCGCCGGGTCGACGCCGAGGGCGAGCTCGCGCTCGGTGAGGGGGGA
Encoded proteins:
- a CDS encoding APC family permease; translated protein: MPNPGAGPLSPPGPVGGAPQRLRGGVLGMADIAAATMANVGPAMSFFFGFAFLATTAGVASPLTILAAGIAVALLGNTLAEFSRAHPSAGSFITFVGKTFGPVSAVTTALLAALGYIIAMAGVISISGGFVQITLRHYTGVDLPWIIWTLLLTGLAVTLMLRGVVVSTKWAGYFFGAEMLVLVVVSVAALVEHRGELSFDPFLPSHISDGFKGLAAGFPLAVYLFIGWENSAALAEETENPRHNVGRAVFSSVTIMTVSYVLFAYATVTGFGYDVTRLGASRIPFIEVAHHTLGALAFLAYLGGLTSTLGVLIAGINSQARLVFNAGREGLLPSFFGYVHPIRRTPNKAIITFTATALLIIGGWALGHLLGSSGDSMNPVVFFTESSTLGAILILLVYLASNIALPLYYRRYRPQEFRVVRHLVLPALGTAAILIPLYYLAKPGQPAPYNWFPYVAVATLLAAVGYAALLVRRDPTLAERVGSIVADAD
- a CDS encoding FadR/GntR family transcriptional regulator, whose protein sequence is MANAAGKFGPYNPPGPAQTTSVTGVGHARALPGGGQSGSDLVRSRIALRVRLRSVQPGDRLPDAGVLAEELGIGEITVRRALEGMCQDGLLDRRRGRAGGTFVAQDWATVVALTHDPEEAASLDAFQLLLECGLVAHSSGEVPAERLDGLRALVEEMEQTDDPARLAELETRFHLDLAVALGGAAIREFAADLLGRLCLLLPAPEPAVVRAQNRCHAELLTELGRGATDPAVQAVKAHHRSQHR